The genomic stretch CCATGATGTCAGCGTGGAAGTTGTCAAACTCCGGACTGTCGAGGACGTAAACTCGGTCTGCTCCGGCCCGGATGAGTTCTTTGGCGGATTCTTTTATGCCGTCTCCTATGAGCAGGCTTGCAAGCGGGGCGCCGAGATCATCGGCAAGCTCGCGTCCCCATGCCATCAGCTCCGTTGATACAGGATGGATTTTCCCGCGGCGGATCTCGGCAAGTGTCCAGACTTCACCGGTGATTTTTTTCATCCGGACACCTCCATGCAGTTTTTTTCTTGCAGCAGAGAGATGATTTCATCGAGTGCTTCATCAAGGTGTCCTGCCGCCGTGATCCTGCGTCCCTGCCTTGTTACCTTTGGATACATGATGTTCACGACCTGTGTCGCAGATCCGTTCAGTCCGGTCTCTCCGGCAGCAAGTCCGACGTCATCCGCAGAAAAAACCGGGATCTCAGTATTCTTTGCGCGGATTTTCCCACCAAGTGTGCAGAGGCGAGGGACGTTCATCTCTTTTACTGCGATCACGAATGCAGGGAGCGATGTCCCGACAGTCTCATGCCCGCCTTCTACGGAACGGACCACTCTTATCGTATCTTCTGTTATATTTTCTATTTTACTGACGTATGTCAGCGCCGGTATTTTTAAAAATTCGGCAGTCGCCGGTCCGACCTGTCCGGTCTCTCCGTCAGTCGCCCTTTCTCCCGCGAAGATCAGGTCGAACGGGCCTAGTTTTTCCAGTATTTTTGCAAGCGTACGAGATGTTGCGAGTGTGTCGGCTCCTCCGAACCTTTTATCAGATAACAGGACTCCCCGGTCACATCCCATGGCTATAGCATACTCCGCAGCCTTTTTAGCCTGAGGGGGCCCCATTGTGATGGCTGTTATCTCAGTTTCTCCATCATGGCGGCTTTCCTTTATCCTGATGGCTGCCTCTACCGCATGAAGGTCGAGCGGATTAAGCTCAGCCTCAACTCCGTCGCGGAGCATTGTTCCTGTTGTTTCGTCGATTTTTACCGTGTCCACTGCCGGTACCTGTTTCACAAGCACTGCGATCCGCAAATAAAATCCCCCTCTGCTGAGCCGTTTGTGTAATGTTATCCTCGTATCGTTACTTTTTACCACAAAAAAGAGATATAGGCCAGAAGAACAAATTTTCTTATCGCTGTAATTTTAGCAAATTTGCTAATTTAAGGTTACAATTACAATGTATGCATTCTTGCAAAAATACCCTTTTTTCTTTTGACATAGAGAGGAGTTTTACAGTGAAAGTAACGGAAGAAATTCGAGGTTTCAAGACGGATAAGATCAGCTCAGCCGGGATCGAGGAATTAAAGGAGGCTGCGCGCATGGGTCGTATCTGGTCCGTGATCGCCACATCTGTAGCCAAAAGCGGGCATCCGGGCGGCGCGCTTTCGTCAATGGATATCTATATGACACTTCTAGGTGCTGCGGACGTTTCGCCTGAGAAGTCCGACTGTCCTGACAGGGATCGCATCGTAGTCAGCCATGGGCACACGTCAGCGGGCTTTTATTCGGCCCTGGCTGCCTATGGATTCTTCTCGCCGGAGGAGATGATGCCGAACTTTCGCCGTGCCTGCAGTCCATTCCAGGGTCACGTGGAACGTGAAGTCCCTGGGGTTGACTGGGGAACAGGCAACCTTGGACAGGGTCTTGCCGCCGGAGTCGGATTTGCCCTTGCGGCGCGTGCAAGAGGTTCAAATGCACACACCTGGGTCGTCACCGGCGACGGAGAACAGGTCAAGGGACAGGTCGCGGAGGCACGCAGGATCGCAGCAAAGGAAAAACTTGCGAACCTTACGGTGCTCGTTGACTGGAATGACATACAGATAAGCGGACGACTCGAAGACGTTATGCCGGTCGATATCCCTGCACTATGGAAGGCTGACGGCTGGCACGTGACAGAGTGTGACGGACATGATTTCAATTCTATATACCGCGCGATGAAGGTGTCCGCATTTTTTGGTGCCCCGTCGGTCGTTCTCTGCAGGACTATAATAGGCAAGGGAGTTTCCTTCATGGAAAATGTTCCCGACTATCATGGTAAGGCGGCATCCGGGGACGACATAGCGAAAGCTCTCGAGGAGCTCGGAGGCAGTATGGAGATGTTCGAAAGGGCCCGTGAAGCAAGGTCAGGGACTTTGCCTGCCGGACGCCATGTCGCCGCCGAACATGCGGTACTGGATCCCGGCACGCCGGCCACATACACGATAGACGATAAAAAGGACAACCGCAGCGCTTTTGGAAGGGCGCTGGCTGAAATAGGAGCACTGAACTATAAAAAAGCAGATCGTACACCTATACTCGTATTCGACTGTGACTTGGCAGGATCTGTTAAGGTAGACGGTTTTGCCAAGGCATGCCCGGATAATTTTATCGAGGCCGGTATCCAGGAACACGCAACGGCCACAGTCGCCGGTGCCGCGTCTGTGGCCGGTGTGGTATCGGTATGGGCAGACTTCGGTGTTTTTGCATGTGACGAGGTGTATAACCAGCAGAGACTCAATGACATCAACAGCACCGGGACGAAGACCGTACTCACCCATGTCGGCCTTGATGTCGGAGAAGACGGCAAGACCCACCAGTGCATCGATTATGTCGGGCTTCTGCGCAACGTCTACGGCTGGAAGGTGGTTGTTCCCGCCGACCCTAACCAGACCGACAGAGCAACACGCTGGATGCTCACCGAGCCCGGCAATGTATGCCTTGCGATGGGGAGAAACGTTCTGCCTGTCATCCTCAAGGAAGACGGCACACCGTTCTATGGTGATGCTTATAAATTTTGCTATGGTGCGATAGATGTGCTTCGCAACGGGAAAGACGCTGCCATCCTTGCTATGGGGCACTTTGCTGGACGCGCGGTAGCCGCGCGCGATATTCTTGCGGCAGACGGGCTCAGTGTGAAAGTACTCCACTGCGCCGCACCTCTCGGAATGGACTCTGAAGATCTCTTTGGCCTTATAGGGGATATGCCGCTCGTAACATGCGAAGATCACAACGCAGACACCGGCATCGGTTCAATTGCAGCTATGATGGCGGCGCGATCGGGGAGGGCGGTAAAAATGGTGAACATGGGTGTTACTCATTATGGCTGCTCCGGCCCGAGCAGCGATGTAATGGCCGAGATGGATCTTACCCCGGAAGATATAGCCGAAACTGTCAAAGGTCTGCTGAAGTAGATGATCCAGGCAGGAGATCTTGTTTTGATCTGGCATCCGGATAAAAGAGGGGACAGTTTTCTTGTAAAGGTCACGCCCGGGCAGTCCCAGGGGACGCATTTCGGACAGATAAAGCACACAGAGCTCATGGAGCATGAATTCGGGGAGGGGATCACCACGCCTAAGGGTGAAACCTACTATCTGCTCCGGCCATCGCTTGCAGAGTATACACGGCGGCTGAAAAGACAGACCCAGATAGTATTCCCTAAGGACGCCGGTTTTATACTCCAACACCTCAACATATACCCGGGATGCACTGTTGTGGAGTGCGGTACGGGATCGGGAAGCCTGTGCTGTACTTTTGCACACTTTGTAGGCGATAACGGAAAGGTGTGCACCTACGACAGGAGGGAAGATTTCTCTGCGCTGGCAAGAAAGAACGCTGTAAAGTGGGGGGTTGAACACAGGATAGAGTTTAACGTCCGCTCTCTTGACGATGGATTCAAGGAGCGGAATGCAGATGCCGTGTTCCTTGATGTGCCGACGCCGTGGGATTACATCGGCAAGGCCCACGAGGCACTCGCACCAGGCAACCATATAGGCATACTTGTGCCGACGACGAATCAGGTCTCGGCTACGCTTGAAAAACTGGCCGAGTTTGGGTTTGCCGATGTGCAGGTTGTTGAGTTGATGCTGCGCTACTATAAGACTGACCCGAAGAGAATAAGGCCCGAGGATATAATGACAGGACACACCGGTTTTCTTATATTCGCTGTCAAGACGCTGCCGTTGCCGGAGACCGGATCTGCAGAGACATCCGCTGTTGACATCGCGGCGGCAGATGTAGATGGCGGCGCTGGGGAGCGGATTTTTATTGACTGAAGAAAGACTTCTTCTGCATATATGCTGTGCCCCGGATGCCACCGTTCCATGGAGCGAGCTCCAGAACGAAGGCTGGTTTACTGTTGGGTTTTTCTATGGCAGTAATATACATCCCGAAGGAGAGTTCCTGAAAAGAGCAGAGGCGGTCAAAGCACTCAGCTTAATATTGGCAATGAAGGCGGTCATTCAGACTTATGACCCGCAATCCTGGCACGATGTGACAGCAAAGTTCGCAGATGAGCCTGAATGCGGCAAAAGATGCGCCGTCTGTTTTGCCCTGCAGCTGAAAGCAGCGGCGGAATATGCACGAGACAACGGCTTTACTCATCTCTCTACAACGCTTACGATAAGCCCGCACAAAGACCCGGTGCTTATTAACAGGCTTGGCAGAGAAGCATCGGAACAGCATGGGCTGGTATGGATAGAGAGAGTGTGGCGCAAAAATGACGGTTTCAAGCGTTCTGTATCCGAGAGCAGGAGGCTTGGACTATACAGGCAGAACTATTGCGGCTGTATTTATTCAGAAAGGACATCGAACTATGGAACAGAGAAATAAAATAATCCTATCAGGCAAACTGTCGCCGGACGCACTGAGGCGGAATGTGCTGAGCCATGTCGGATCCCCCAGGCCCGAACTTCTCATAGGGCCGGCTGTAGGGGAGGATGCGGCAGTTATCAGATGGCCGGAGGGTAAATACCTGATATTCTCGTCCGACCCGATCGTGGGGGCAGATAAGGGCGCCGGACGTCTGCTGGTTAGGATAAACTCAAACGATATCGCAGCTAAAGGCGGTGATCCCGCATATCTTGCCGTAACACTCATACTTCCCCCGTCATGGGGTGAGGAGGGGGCGGCACGCATCATGAGCGATATACACGAAGAGTGTCTCGCTCAGGGCATTGCTGTTGCGG from Synergistaceae bacterium encodes the following:
- a CDS encoding electron transfer flavoprotein subunit beta/FixA family protein; the encoded protein is MRIAVLVKQVPAVDTVKIDETTGTMLRDGVEAELNPLDLHAVEAAIRIKESRHDGETEITAITMGPPQAKKAAEYAIAMGCDRGVLLSDKRFGGADTLATSRTLAKILEKLGPFDLIFAGERATDGETGQVGPATAEFLKIPALTYVSKIENITEDTIRVVRSVEGGHETVGTSLPAFVIAVKEMNVPRLCTLGGKIRAKNTEIPVFSADDVGLAAGETGLNGSATQVVNIMYPKVTRQGRRITAAGHLDEALDEIISLLQEKNCMEVSG
- a CDS encoding transketolase, whose translation is MKVTEEIRGFKTDKISSAGIEELKEAARMGRIWSVIATSVAKSGHPGGALSSMDIYMTLLGAADVSPEKSDCPDRDRIVVSHGHTSAGFYSALAAYGFFSPEEMMPNFRRACSPFQGHVEREVPGVDWGTGNLGQGLAAGVGFALAARARGSNAHTWVVTGDGEQVKGQVAEARRIAAKEKLANLTVLVDWNDIQISGRLEDVMPVDIPALWKADGWHVTECDGHDFNSIYRAMKVSAFFGAPSVVLCRTIIGKGVSFMENVPDYHGKAASGDDIAKALEELGGSMEMFERAREARSGTLPAGRHVAAEHAVLDPGTPATYTIDDKKDNRSAFGRALAEIGALNYKKADRTPILVFDCDLAGSVKVDGFAKACPDNFIEAGIQEHATATVAGAASVAGVVSVWADFGVFACDEVYNQQRLNDINSTGTKTVLTHVGLDVGEDGKTHQCIDYVGLLRNVYGWKVVVPADPNQTDRATRWMLTEPGNVCLAMGRNVLPVILKEDGTPFYGDAYKFCYGAIDVLRNGKDAAILAMGHFAGRAVAARDILAADGLSVKVLHCAAPLGMDSEDLFGLIGDMPLVTCEDHNADTGIGSIAAMMAARSGRAVKMVNMGVTHYGCSGPSSDVMAEMDLTPEDIAETVKGLLK
- a CDS encoding tRNA (adenine-N1)-methyltransferase; its protein translation is MIQAGDLVLIWHPDKRGDSFLVKVTPGQSQGTHFGQIKHTELMEHEFGEGITTPKGETYYLLRPSLAEYTRRLKRQTQIVFPKDAGFILQHLNIYPGCTVVECGTGSGSLCCTFAHFVGDNGKVCTYDRREDFSALARKNAVKWGVEHRIEFNVRSLDDGFKERNADAVFLDVPTPWDYIGKAHEALAPGNHIGILVPTTNQVSATLEKLAEFGFADVQVVELMLRYYKTDPKRIRPEDIMTGHTGFLIFAVKTLPLPETGSAETSAVDIAAADVDGGAGERIFID
- a CDS encoding epoxyqueuosine reductase QueH, translated to MTEERLLLHICCAPDATVPWSELQNEGWFTVGFFYGSNIHPEGEFLKRAEAVKALSLILAMKAVIQTYDPQSWHDVTAKFADEPECGKRCAVCFALQLKAAAEYARDNGFTHLSTTLTISPHKDPVLINRLGREASEQHGLVWIERVWRKNDGFKRSVSESRRLGLYRQNYCGCIYSERTSNYGTEK